Part of the Sphingomonas sp. Leaf357 genome, CAGTGATTGATATCGATACCATAAAATTTGGGAGGAATGCCATGCTCGATACCGACATCGCGGCTTTGATCGGGACGCCCGCACCACTGCCGCCGCTCACACCCGAGATGATCCCCCTGATCCGCGCCGGGATGGCCGACGCCGGACGCGGGCTGCCCGGCGTCAGCCTCGCCGACGTGCGCGATCTCGACGCGGATGGCGTGGCGGTGCGGCTGTATCGGCCGGACGGCGACGCGGTGTTGCCACTGCTGGTGTTCGTCCACGGCGGTGGCTGGATGCTCGGCGATCTCGAAACGCACGATGCGATGTATCGCCATCTCGCCGACCGCAGCGGCTGCGCGCTCCTCGCCGTCGATTATGCCCTCGCGCCCGAGCATCCCTTTCCCGCGGGATTGGACGACGTAACCACCGCCTTCGCCTGGGCGCGGCGCGAGGCGCGCGCACTCGGCTGCGATCCGACTCGCGTCGCGCTGGGCGGTGAAAGCGCCGGCGCCAATCTGAGTGCCGCGCTGACGCTGCGCCTGCGTGATCTCGGCCACGCGCAGCCCCTTTTCCAGCTGCTCGTCCATCCCGCAACCGATCTGTCGCTGCCGTTGCCGTCCTTGGACGACATCGCCGTCCCCGGCCTGACACGCGACTATCTCGAAATCTGCCGCGCGATGTATGCCGGTGACGCCGACTATCGCATTCCGTTGATATCGCCCTTGCATGCCGCGCGGCACGACGGCCTGGCGCCTGCGATCGTGTTGACGATGTCCGAGGATCCGCTGCGCGACGACGGCGAGGCCTATGCCGCAGCACTCGTCCGGGACGGTGTCGAAACGCTGGCGTGCCGGCTGCCGGGCCTGCCGCATGGTTTCATGTTCCTGCCCGCGACGATACCCGCAGTGTCGCGCGCCTTCGACACCATGGCGCGCCTCGTGCGCCGCTACATGGCGGCGGCCTGATATCGACCGGTCGTGATCGATCACGCGCATCCTCCCTGCTACCGATATCAACTCTATCGTTGCCTGCCATCATACGCTTGAGCAATCAGACTGCAAGTCGGATTGACATCGATACCATTCATTTGTAGCAGGCATTATCGACCGGCGGCAATCCGGCTCATTTGTAAGGGAGGATCATCATGCGTTCAGCACTCGCCATCGCGCTCGCCGTCGGCAGCAGCCTCGTGCCCGTCGGCGCGTTTGCGCAGACCGCGCCCGGCACCCCGCCCGAGACGACCGGCGGGCCGACGGCCGACACGCTTGGCGGCCTCGAAGACATCGTCGTCACCGCCCGCCGCCGCGAGGAGAATCTGCAGAACGTTCCGCTCGCGGTGACCGCCTTTTCGTCCGAGGCGCTGCAGCAGAAGGCGATCACCGACCGCACCTCGCTCGCCGATAATACGCCGTCGCTGTTCACGATCAACGGCGGCTACCCGCGCGAATTCGCCTTCTTCGCGCTTCGCGGACAGGGGCCGGCCTTCGGATCGACACCGGGCGTCGTCAATTATTTCGCCGAAGTGCCCAACTCGATCAACGTCGACGGGCGCGTCGGCACCTATTACGATCTCGCGAACGTCCAGGTCCTGGCCGGGCCGCAGGGCACCTTGTTCGGCAAGAACGCGACCGGCGGCAATATCCTGTTCGAACCGGCCAAGCCCGTGAACCGCGTCGAGGGATATGTCCGTGGCGAATACGGAAATTACAATGACCGCCGCATCGAAGGCGCGATCAACGTGCCGATCGTCGACGACACGGTCCTGCTGCGCGTCGCGGGCGAGATCGGACGTCGCGACGGCTACACCAAGGATGTCGGACCGAATTTCGCCGGCAAGGACTATGACAACCTGCGCTACGAAAGCGTCCGCGTCGGCCTGACGCTGAAGCCGGCCGAGGGGGTCGAGATCTATACCGTCGGGCGCTATTATCATTCCGACACCAATGGCGGCGGCACGGTGCTCGGCGCATTCAATCCTGCGGCGGGGTTCGACGGCACCGCGTTCGGCCTGGGCTTCATTCCGGTGGTGGGGTTCTTCCCGGCCGTCGCCACGGCGGTCGCCGAGCAACAGGCGCGCGGGCCGCGGCGCGTCGCCTATGATCTCAACCAGTTCTCCAAGACGGAATATTGGCAGGTGATCAACCAGGCCTCGATCGAGCTGAGCGACACGATCAAGCTGCGCAACATCATCAGCTATTCGCAGTTCCGCAACCGGTACGGCTATGATTACGACGCGACCGTCTTCCCGCTCGCCGGGCAAAGCTCGACCGCGTACCCGACCAACGCGCCGAACTATTTCACCGAGGAACTGCAACTGCAGGGCAGCGCGTTCGACAAGGCGGTCGATTTCTCGGTCGGCGGCTATCTCGATCGGCAAAGCTGGCACGATCCCGCCGGGATCGAGCAATTCTACCAATTCCCGGTCGGCACGCTGCTGCCGCCCGCCTCGGCCTTCTTCACGCAGACCAACCGCAGCAAGGCGGTGTTCGGTCAGGCGACGGTCGATCTCGGCCGGGTTTCGCCCGCGCTTACCGGTCTGAGCTTCACCGGCGGCCTGCGCTATACCTGGGAGCACAGCTTCACCGGCCAGAATATCGGCGGCCAGGTGGTGAACGGCGACGCCGACAGCGACTATCTGAGCTATACCGCGACGCTCGACTACGACCTGACGCGCGGGGTGCATGCCTACATCACGGCGCGCGACGCGTACAAATCGGGCGGCGTCAATGGTCCGGTACCGGTCACGTCGTCGTTCCGCACCTTCCCGCCCGAAAAGCTGTCGGACGTCGAGCTAGGGCTGAAATCGCAGTTCACCGTCGGCACGGTCGACATCCGGGCCAATCTCGCGGCGTATCGCGGCATCTACGGGAACATCCAGCGCACCACCGTCGAAACGATCAACACGGCGGCCGGACCGCTGCTACTGAACGTCACGCGCAGCGCGGCCAAGGGCAGGATCCAGGGCCTCGAGTTCAACGGCGCGATCGTTCCGGTGCGCGGGCTGACGATCAACGGCAGTTATTCGTATATCGACGCGAAATACACGCGCGTCACCGACGCGACCGCCGGCGCGATCCTCGCCGGATCGCCCTTCCCGTACACGCCGAAGCACAAGATCTCGATCGGCGGCAGCTACGAGGCTCCGCTCGGCAGAACCGGCGATCTCGTACTGTCGACCAACTACACGCGACAGACCAAGGTCTCGACCGCGCAGACCAATGCGTCCTTCTACCGCTTCCTGCCGGCGTACGGTGTCCTCAACGCAGGCCTCGATCTGCGTAACGCGTTCCGCTCGGGGCTCGACATCGGCGTGTTTGCGACCAACCTCACCAATGTCGAACGCCCGGTCGGCGTGCTCGACGGGTACAACACGTCGATCGGCGTCGTCGGCCTGACCTATACCGAGCCACGGATGTACGGCGTGCGCGTCGGATATCGGTTCGGAAAATGACCGCGATGCCGTACCAGCCGCCGTTCGCCGAAACCATCAGCGCTGCGGCCCGCGCGGTGATGACCCCGATGCTCGATCCCGCGGCCCAGCCCGCCGTGACGCCGGAAATGCTGCTCGATCCGGTCACGCGAGACTTTGTGCGCGCCGGCGCGAAGGCCATGCTCGAACCGATCGAGACGGCGCGCACCGCGCGGTACGGGGTGGAGATCGACGACGATGAGATGGGCGCGGTGCCGGTCAGGCTGGTGCGCAGGACCGGCACCGGATCCGGCGATCGTCTGCTGATCAATTTTCACGGCGGCGGGTTCGTCGTTGATTCCGGTTCGCTGACCGAATCCATCCCGATCGCCGGGCTGACCGGTGTCGCGGTGGCGACGGTCGATTACCGCCTGGCACCGGAACATCCGTTTCCCGCAGCGGTGGACGATGCGCTGGCGGTGTATCGCGATGCGCTGACGCGTTACGCGCCGTCAGCGATCGGCGTGTTCGGCACCTCGGCCGGAGCGATCCTCACGTTGCAATTGCTCGCACGGGCCAAGGCCGAGGGGCTGCCAATGCCGGCCGCGGCGGGGCTGTTCTCCGGGGCCGGAGACCTGTCGGTGGTCGGCGATTGCGAGGCGTATCTGCCGTCGTTGAGCGACGGGCGGCCATCGACCGACATCCTCGCCAGCTATTGCGCCGAAACCCCGCGCGGCGACGCACTGCTGTCGCCGATCCGCGGTGACCTGACCGGACTGCCGCCGATGCTGCTGATGGCCAGCACGCGCGACCAGTTGCTCAGCCACACGCTGATCGTCGATCGCGCGCTGCGCGCCGCCGGCGTGCCGGTCGATCTGCGCGTCTACGAAGGGATGATGCACGCATTCTGGGCGTGGATCGAATGTCCCGAGACGGACACGGCACTCGCCGCGCAGGCGGACTTCTTCGTGCGGCATCTGCCCGCATGACGGACTCCCCCGCGGCACGGCTCGGCGACCTGTTCGCACGCGTGCAGGACGGCAGCGTCCTGGCCGACGGCAAGACGTTCGTCGATGCGATCCCCAGGCGCGCGATCGAAGCGATCCTCGCCGACGCCGCCGGACTGCCCGACGACCGGGACGCGCTTCGACGCTTCGTCCTGGCCAATTTCGATCTGCCGATGCCGGTCGACGCGGTCGCGCCGCACACGCCCGGCCAACCGTTGCGCGCCTATATCCGGGCGATGTGGCCGGTCCTCGCACGCGAGCCGGTCGCGCCGGTCGCGGGTTCGTCCGCGCTTCCCATCGCCCACCGCCATGTCGTACCCGGCGGGCGCTTCCGCGAAATCTATTATTGGGACAGCTATTTCACGATGCTCGGCCTGATACGCGACGGCCAGCGCGCGCTGGCCGAGGGGTTGGTCGATGCGATGACCGACCTGATCGAGCTTCACGGATATGTACCCAACGGCACCCGCAGCTATTATCTCGGCCGGTCGCAACCGCCGCTTTATTATCTGATGGTCGGACTGCTCGATGACGCACCCCCTGCGGTCGCGGCACGGCGGCTCGCCGCGATGAAGCGCGAACATGCCTGGTGGACCGCCGGAGCCGACGATCTGCCGAGCGAGCAGCGCCACGGGCACGTCGCGCGGCTGCGCGATGCCAGCCTGCTCAACCGCTATTGGGACGCGCAGGACACGCCGCGCGACGAAAGCTGGCGCGAGGACCGCGTGACTGCGCAGGGCAGCGATCGCACATCGCACGCCGTCTACCGCGATCTGCGCGCCGGGGCGGAAAGCGGCTGGGATTTTTCGTCGCGCTGGCTGGACGGCGCGGCTTTATCGTCGATCCGCACCACGGGGATCGCGCCGGTCGATCTCAACGCCTTCCTCTATGGCCTGGAAACCGCGATCGCCGGCGGCGGCGATTCCGAAGCCGCATCCTATGCCGCGCGCGCGGAGCGGCGGCGCAGCGCGATGCACGCCCATCTGTGGCATGACGCGGCCGGGCACTTCGCCGACTATGATCTCGATGCCGAGACGATCCGGCCCCAGCCGACCGCGGCGGCGCTCGCGCCCTTGTTCGTCGGGCTGGCGACGCCGCGACAGGCGGCGGACACGGCACGGTTCGTCGAGAGGGTGTTGCTCGCGCCTGGCGGCCTGCGCACCACCTGCATCGAAAGCGGCGAGCAATGGGACAGCCCGAACGGTTGGGCACCGTTGCAGTGGATCGCGATCCAGGGGCTGTGCCGCTACGGGCACCACGGGCTGGCGCGCGAAATATCGGAGCGCTGGATCGCCACGGTCGAGGCGACCTATCGCAGCACCGGCCTCGTGCACGAGAAATACGATATCGAGACCGGGGCGATCGGTCGCGGCGGCGAATATGTGCCGCAGATCGGGTTCGGCTGGACCAACGGCGTGACCGCGTCGTTGATCGATCGGATCTGGGACGACGCGACATCGTCCGGTGATCCGCCGCCCGGCCGCCCCGCCACCTCCACACCCAAGCACACCGGCAGCCGCACATGACCCGACCGATCGCCCCCACTCCGCCGCCGCTCGCCCGCTGGGTGAGCGCCGAAGCCGGTCGCCTGTTCGCCGAGCAGGTCGTCGGTGCCGTCGCGCCGGTCGGGGATCTCGACGCGACGCGCGCCCATTACGATGCGATCAACCGCGCCCGGTTGGACGTCGCGCTCGACGCCTTCCCGGTGGAGATCGAGCGCGGCACGCTCGGCGGGGTCCCCGTGGATACCGTCATCCCCCGGGGCGGGGCGACGAGCGACGTTGCCCTGCTATGCCTCCATGGCGGCGCGTTCATGTGGGGTGCGGGTGCCGGTGCCCTGATCGAAGCCGTGCCGATCGCCGCGATCACCGGCTATACCGTGATCGCGGTCGACTATCGGCTCGCGCCCGAACATCTCTTCCCCGCCGCGGTCGACGACGTGCTGGCCTGCTATTCGGCGCTGCTCGAAACGCGGCCGGCGACAGCGATCGGCGTGTACGGCTGCTCCGCCGGCGGCATGCTCGGCGCGCAGTTGGTGGCACGGCTGATCGGCGATGGGACCGCATTGCCCGGCGCGCTCGTCATGCTGCATGCCACGGGGCTGGAACTGGGCGGCGATTCGCTCGCGCTGGCGGCGACGTTCAACGGCGTGCGGGAGGAGGACATCGTGCCGAGCCTGCATAGCCTGCCGTTCCTCGAGGCGACCGACCCCAATGATCCGCTGGTCTTCCCGGGCGAGCATCGCGACGTGCTCGCAGCCTTCCCGCCCTCACTGCTGATCAGCGGCACGCGCGATTTCGCCGCCGGCTCGATCGCGACGATGCATCGGCGGTTGATCGCGGCGGGCGCTTCGGCGGATCTCGCGATGTTCGACGGCATGTGGCACGCGCATCATGTCGATACCGAGCTGCCCGAGGCGCGCGAGACGTTCGCGATCATGGCGCGCTTTTTCGCGCGGCACGTGTCGCGAAGCTGATCAGCCGACCGTCGATTCCCGGACGACCAGGTCGACCGGCAGCCGATTGGTTACCCCGCCCTCTCGCTCGCCGAGCTTGATCAGCAGCGCCTCGGCCAGCGCCCGGCCGGCACCGTGCCAGTCCTGCCGGATCGAACTGATCGGCGGACGGTGGTTGGCGGCCACCGCGATATCGTCGAACCCGATCACCGCGACGTCGCCCGGGATGGCGATACCCCCGGCGATCAGCGTGTCGCACGCGCCGGCGGCGATATAGTCGCTGACCGCGATGACCGCGTCGAACCGGGTGCCGGCCGCCAGTTCGCGCTCGATCGCCGCCGCCCCGCTCACGCGCGAGAAATCGCATTGCGCGACCGCGACGAGCATCGCCTCGCTCGAGGCGAGCAGGTCGCGCACGCCGTCCAGCCGGCTCGCCACTTCCGGATGCGTCGGATCGCCGAGGAACAATATCCGCCGTCGACCGGTCGCGACGAGATGATCCGCGGCGAGCCGCCCGCCCAGGCGGTTGTCGCTGCCGATCACGTTCGGATCGTCGCGATCCGCGGCGCCCCAGGTGACCATCGGCAGCCCGAACGCGGCGACCTCGCCGACACGCGCGCCCTCATTGCCCTGCCCGATCATGATGATGCCGTCGGCAGCGGTACCGAGCGCGCCGAGAAAATGGTCGCGCGTCGTCACCAGCATCGCATGATCGGCCGGGGTCAGCACCTCGAGCAGCCCGCCCAGCAGCAACAGCAGGATCGGATCGGCGATCGGCCGGTCGCCGTCGATCAGTTTCTCGACCACCACCGCGACCGTCCGGCTACGCCGCGTGCGCAGGTTGCGCGCGGCGACGTTGAGCCGATAACCGGCATCGCGCGCGACCGCGACGATCCGCTCCCGCACTTCCGGCCTCACCAGCGAACTGCCGTTCAACGCGCGCGACACCGTGATCTTGGACACGCCTGCCAATTCCGCGATCGCAGCCATGGTCGGGCGGCCCGCTGGGTCTGGTCCGGTCTTCATCATGACCGGGTACATCGCCAGCGCCGGGGATGCAGCAAAATTTCGAGGCCGCGACCCACGATGCCGGCGGAACCCGATCGCCGACACAGCCGGGGCTCACGCTCATGGACCGCGCTGAAGAGCATTGCGATCGCCGGCAGCGGGCGGATCGCTACCGACGTGACGACTTGCGCCAGAAGAACGGGAATGCTGATAGCCTCCGATGACCACCGGCCAGCTTCACACCCTGCTCATCGCCCGACTGACGCGCACGTCCGGCGGCACGGCACGGGGTTGGCGCATCGCGCTTGGGCCGATCAAGGTGCGGTCCGCCGCCACGCACGTTCATTGCAACTGGGAAGTCGAACCGTCGGGCACGGAGCGCGAAATCGCCGCGATCGAACGCCTGCTCGACCAGGTACGGCTCGATCACCCGCTCGTCACGATCGACTGACCGACTTCGCTCGCCGATACGGGCATGCGGACCCACAATCGGGCCGGCGCGTTGACGGCGCGATGGCTCACGATTCCAACATCATCCTCTGCGACGGCCCGGACAGCGCCCACGCCTTCGACAACATCGCGGTGAAGCCCCGCAACGGCGCGCTCGATGCGAAATGCCCGGTCTGCCACGGCTTCGGCGAGTGGAATGCGGAGATCGATCTGGCGAGCTTCCGCTGCAAGCGCCATATCTGCGATCACTGCCACGGCGCGGGCTGGATCGAGACCGGCACCGATCCCGTCGGCTTCCCGGACATCGAATTGTCGCCCGACGGCCATCCGCACTGGGTGGTCAATTACGTCCCACGCAACGATGTGGCGGACGACGACCCGTCCGGCGGCAACCTGCTCGCGTCATGAGCCGGTACGGTCGGCACGGCGCCCCGACATCTTGTTTTGCAGTCCGGCGTATCCGGGGTAAGACGAGCGCATGAACCGTTCCAAGCCATCGCATCGTCATCGCCTTCCGCTGGCCATCGCCCTGG contains:
- the treF gene encoding alpha,alpha-trehalase TreF; its protein translation is MTDSPAARLGDLFARVQDGSVLADGKTFVDAIPRRAIEAILADAAGLPDDRDALRRFVLANFDLPMPVDAVAPHTPGQPLRAYIRAMWPVLAREPVAPVAGSSALPIAHRHVVPGGRFREIYYWDSYFTMLGLIRDGQRALAEGLVDAMTDLIELHGYVPNGTRSYYLGRSQPPLYYLMVGLLDDAPPAVAARRLAAMKREHAWWTAGADDLPSEQRHGHVARLRDASLLNRYWDAQDTPRDESWREDRVTAQGSDRTSHAVYRDLRAGAESGWDFSSRWLDGAALSSIRTTGIAPVDLNAFLYGLETAIAGGGDSEAASYAARAERRRSAMHAHLWHDAAGHFADYDLDAETIRPQPTAAALAPLFVGLATPRQAADTARFVERVLLAPGGLRTTCIESGEQWDSPNGWAPLQWIAIQGLCRYGHHGLAREISERWIATVEATYRSTGLVHEKYDIETGAIGRGGEYVPQIGFGWTNGVTASLIDRIWDDATSSGDPPPGRPATSTPKHTGSRT
- a CDS encoding alpha/beta hydrolase; translated protein: MLDTDIAALIGTPAPLPPLTPEMIPLIRAGMADAGRGLPGVSLADVRDLDADGVAVRLYRPDGDAVLPLLVFVHGGGWMLGDLETHDAMYRHLADRSGCALLAVDYALAPEHPFPAGLDDVTTAFAWARREARALGCDPTRVALGGESAGANLSAALTLRLRDLGHAQPLFQLLVHPATDLSLPLPSLDDIAVPGLTRDYLEICRAMYAGDADYRIPLISPLHAARHDGLAPAIVLTMSEDPLRDDGEAYAAALVRDGVETLACRLPGLPHGFMFLPATIPAVSRAFDTMARLVRRYMAAA
- a CDS encoding TonB-dependent receptor, with translation MRSALAIALAVGSSLVPVGAFAQTAPGTPPETTGGPTADTLGGLEDIVVTARRREENLQNVPLAVTAFSSEALQQKAITDRTSLADNTPSLFTINGGYPREFAFFALRGQGPAFGSTPGVVNYFAEVPNSINVDGRVGTYYDLANVQVLAGPQGTLFGKNATGGNILFEPAKPVNRVEGYVRGEYGNYNDRRIEGAINVPIVDDTVLLRVAGEIGRRDGYTKDVGPNFAGKDYDNLRYESVRVGLTLKPAEGVEIYTVGRYYHSDTNGGGTVLGAFNPAAGFDGTAFGLGFIPVVGFFPAVATAVAEQQARGPRRVAYDLNQFSKTEYWQVINQASIELSDTIKLRNIISYSQFRNRYGYDYDATVFPLAGQSSTAYPTNAPNYFTEELQLQGSAFDKAVDFSVGGYLDRQSWHDPAGIEQFYQFPVGTLLPPASAFFTQTNRSKAVFGQATVDLGRVSPALTGLSFTGGLRYTWEHSFTGQNIGGQVVNGDADSDYLSYTATLDYDLTRGVHAYITARDAYKSGGVNGPVPVTSSFRTFPPEKLSDVELGLKSQFTVGTVDIRANLAAYRGIYGNIQRTTVETINTAAGPLLLNVTRSAAKGRIQGLEFNGAIVPVRGLTINGSYSYIDAKYTRVTDATAGAILAGSPFPYTPKHKISIGGSYEAPLGRTGDLVLSTNYTRQTKVSTAQTNASFYRFLPAYGVLNAGLDLRNAFRSGLDIGVFATNLTNVERPVGVLDGYNTSIGVVGLTYTEPRMYGVRVGYRFGK
- a CDS encoding alpha/beta hydrolase, with translation MTAMPYQPPFAETISAAARAVMTPMLDPAAQPAVTPEMLLDPVTRDFVRAGAKAMLEPIETARTARYGVEIDDDEMGAVPVRLVRRTGTGSGDRLLINFHGGGFVVDSGSLTESIPIAGLTGVAVATVDYRLAPEHPFPAAVDDALAVYRDALTRYAPSAIGVFGTSAGAILTLQLLARAKAEGLPMPAAAGLFSGAGDLSVVGDCEAYLPSLSDGRPSTDILASYCAETPRGDALLSPIRGDLTGLPPMLLMASTRDQLLSHTLIVDRALRAAGVPVDLRVYEGMMHAFWAWIECPETDTALAAQADFFVRHLPA
- a CDS encoding alpha/beta hydrolase; amino-acid sequence: MTRPIAPTPPPLARWVSAEAGRLFAEQVVGAVAPVGDLDATRAHYDAINRARLDVALDAFPVEIERGTLGGVPVDTVIPRGGATSDVALLCLHGGAFMWGAGAGALIEAVPIAAITGYTVIAVDYRLAPEHLFPAAVDDVLACYSALLETRPATAIGVYGCSAGGMLGAQLVARLIGDGTALPGALVMLHATGLELGGDSLALAATFNGVREEDIVPSLHSLPFLEATDPNDPLVFPGEHRDVLAAFPPSLLISGTRDFAAGSIATMHRRLIAAGASADLAMFDGMWHAHHVDTELPEARETFAIMARFFARHVSRS
- a CDS encoding substrate-binding domain-containing protein, coding for MAAIAELAGVSKITVSRALNGSSLVRPEVRERIVAVARDAGYRLNVAARNLRTRRSRTVAVVVEKLIDGDRPIADPILLLLLGGLLEVLTPADHAMLVTTRDHFLGALGTAADGIIMIGQGNEGARVGEVAAFGLPMVTWGAADRDDPNVIGSDNRLGGRLAADHLVATGRRRILFLGDPTHPEVASRLDGVRDLLASSEAMLVAVAQCDFSRVSGAAAIERELAAGTRFDAVIAVSDYIAAGACDTLIAGGIAIPGDVAVIGFDDIAVAANHRPPISSIRQDWHGAGRALAEALLIKLGEREGGVTNRLPVDLVVRESTVG